A stretch of the Desulfobacter sp. genome encodes the following:
- the pheA gene encoding prephenate dehydratase — translation MEGPKKSIPVHKNPLVSLRDEIDRIDSRILELINQRLEIGQQVGAVKKQKGGQILDRARERRVIENLHKINPGPAEKDLIQYIFNVIITATREIQKPKTIAYLGPKASYTHIAALNHFKHSGQFIEQPNLFEIFRDVERSQSHFGVVPVENSIEGAVNHTLDLFAEFDLNICAEHYEPISHDLLSITGDARDVKRIYSHPQAIAQCKGWLKKKFAHAEIIETSSTSKAALMASEDESVAAIASQKAAHIYELLPVESKIQDLGKNITRFLVIGKQRPEKTTADKTSIMFATSHVPGALFKALAPIDQSGINMLKLESRPTRHQNWSYYFFMDIQGHIQDEKIFKTIEKIKAQTLTLKVLGSYPVFIKEEPGL, via the coding sequence ATGGAAGGCCCAAAAAAATCAATTCCAGTCCACAAGAATCCACTGGTTTCCCTTCGGGATGAAATCGACAGGATAGACTCACGTATTCTGGAATTGATCAACCAACGCCTTGAAATCGGCCAACAGGTCGGGGCGGTAAAAAAACAAAAAGGCGGGCAGATCCTTGACCGGGCAAGAGAGAGGAGGGTAATTGAAAACTTGCATAAGATAAACCCAGGCCCGGCTGAAAAGGATTTAATCCAGTATATTTTTAATGTGATCATCACGGCCACAAGAGAGATACAAAAGCCCAAAACCATTGCCTATCTGGGCCCTAAGGCAAGCTACACCCACATTGCCGCCCTCAATCACTTTAAACATTCAGGCCAATTTATTGAACAGCCCAATTTATTTGAAATATTCAGGGATGTAGAGCGGTCCCAGAGCCACTTTGGGGTGGTGCCCGTGGAAAACTCCATTGAAGGGGCCGTAAACCACACCCTGGATCTTTTTGCTGAGTTTGATCTTAATATCTGTGCAGAACATTATGAGCCCATATCCCATGATCTTTTATCCATTACAGGGGACGCCCGGGATGTCAAACGCATCTATTCCCATCCCCAGGCCATTGCCCAGTGCAAGGGCTGGCTTAAGAAAAAATTTGCCCATGCCGAGATTATAGAGACCAGCTCCACATCCAAGGCAGCCCTCATGGCCTCTGAAGATGAAAGCGTGGCCGCCATTGCCAGCCAGAAAGCCGCCCATATCTATGAACTGCTGCCGGTGGAGTCAAAAATCCAGGATTTGGGAAAAAATATCACCCGGTTTTTAGTCATTGGAAAACAACGGCCTGAAAAAACAACGGCCGATAAAACATCGATCATGTTTGCCACCTCCCATGTTCCCGGCGCCCTGTTCAAAGCCCTTGCCCCCATAGATCAGTCCGGTATTAACATGCTCAAGTTAGAATCCAGACCCACCCGGCATCAAAACTGGAGCTATTATTTTTTCATGGATATTCAAGGCCATATTCAAGATGAAAAAATTTTCAAAACCATAGAAAAAATCAAGGCCCAGACCCTGACACTCAAGGTACTGGGATCATATCCCGTATTTATCAAAGAGGAACCTGGCCTATGA
- a CDS encoding HlyC/CorC family transporter: MTFELTLLIVCIFLSGFFSSSETALFSISKVKALHIAKDGSRTGRLIMEMKEDSHTLLTTILIGNNLVNIGASALATSLAISFFETKSMEVNAVGIATGVMTLLILVFGEIFPKSFANHNNVLVSRGVIYPLYWLSKIFWPLIFILNFIPKLHGAIDNGQDTVTEDELMTMVEVVEEEGEIKEEEKEYITNIFEFDDTYCSEIMTPRADMFVIDVSSGLDIQAILKTGFSRIPMMEDTIDNIVGVVHIKDLFAEFQKQVAAGKKTHTLDLKTIMKKPYFIPESKKLDSLLQEFKAKKSHMAVVVDEHGGVSGIVTLEDVVEEIFGEIVDETDHNTPDIVQLKGKKWLVAGRIDVDDLNKKLGVAIPESANYDTFSGFILEQIERIPKPGESIRINNWIITVKDMDGNRIQSFIIKPGEDTSP, from the coding sequence ATGACTTTTGAACTAACCCTGCTGATCGTCTGTATTTTTTTATCGGGTTTTTTTTCATCTTCAGAAACTGCACTCTTTTCCATCTCAAAGGTCAAGGCACTCCACATTGCCAAAGACGGTTCCAGAACCGGACGACTGATCATGGAAATGAAAGAGGATTCCCATACCTTATTGACCACCATCCTGATTGGCAACAACCTGGTAAATATCGGTGCATCCGCACTTGCCACCTCTTTGGCCATCTCCTTTTTCGAGACCAAGTCCATGGAAGTCAATGCCGTTGGAATTGCCACAGGGGTCATGACCCTGCTGATTCTCGTATTTGGTGAAATTTTTCCCAAATCCTTTGCCAACCATAACAATGTCCTGGTCTCCCGGGGAGTGATCTATCCGCTCTACTGGCTGTCCAAAATATTCTGGCCTTTGATCTTTATTCTCAACTTCATACCCAAACTCCACGGGGCCATTGACAATGGCCAGGACACGGTTACCGAAGACGAACTCATGACCATGGTCGAGGTGGTGGAAGAAGAGGGGGAAATCAAAGAGGAAGAAAAGGAATATATCACCAATATTTTTGAATTTGATGATACCTATTGCTCAGAGATCATGACCCCGAGAGCAGATATGTTTGTCATTGATGTTTCCTCAGGACTGGATATCCAGGCCATTTTAAAAACCGGATTTTCCAGGATCCCCATGATGGAAGATACCATTGACAATATTGTGGGCGTTGTCCATATCAAGGATCTGTTTGCTGAATTTCAAAAACAGGTGGCCGCAGGAAAGAAGACCCATACCCTGGATCTTAAGACCATAATGAAAAAACCCTATTTCATACCTGAATCTAAAAAACTCGATTCCCTGCTCCAGGAATTTAAGGCCAAAAAAAGCCATATGGCCGTTGTGGTCGATGAACACGGCGGAGTTTCCGGTATTGTAACCTTAGAGGATGTGGTAGAAGAAATTTTTGGGGAAATCGTTGACGAAACCGATCACAACACCCCTGATATTGTTCAGCTCAAAGGTAAAAAATGGTTGGTGGCCGGAAGAATTGACGTGGATGATCTCAACAAAAAACTTGGGGTGGCCATTCCCGAATCTGCCAACTATGACACCTTTTCAGGTTTTATCCTCGAACAGATCGAAAGAATACCCAAACCCGGAGAATCCATACGAATCAACAATTGGATCATCACGGTCAAGGATATGGACGGCAACCGGATTCAATCTTTTATTATCAAACCAGGGGAAGATACCAGCCCGTAA
- the lpxB gene encoding lipid-A-disaccharide synthase, with product MNPPPLHIMILTGEPSGDFHAAFLIQALNQIDPNLRISGIGGPGMKKQGAKLFFPIERLSAMGLVQVIKQLGTIKEAFRTVRARLTSDRPDIVVLIDYPGFNLRVAKYIKENTRIPVCYYIAPKVWAWNSARLDKIKAYVDHVALIFPFESPIYKQRKIAATYVGNPLMDEYPRLLPPPAQGTRKPNKIIGLLPGSRRSEIQTLLPVMLGASQKIKKIHPDAKIIVSAGSKQNQDRIQTIIKNQGLDGSYKIIEGRPLSIFEQADMLIAASGTVTLEAALCGLPTIIVYKLSPIAYRLARLVVKIKYAGLANLIMGREVMPELLQGDANPEQICQTAISMLNTLEAHREKLAGVRQRLGSPGAPKRTAQIILNLIKASASNP from the coding sequence ATGAACCCACCCCCCTTGCATATCATGATCCTTACAGGAGAGCCCTCAGGTGACTTCCATGCCGCGTTCCTGATCCAGGCCTTAAACCAGATAGATCCCAATCTCCGGATTTCAGGCATTGGCGGACCTGGGATGAAAAAACAGGGGGCTAAGCTTTTTTTCCCCATAGAACGCCTCTCTGCCATGGGTCTTGTCCAGGTTATCAAACAATTGGGTACGATCAAAGAGGCCTTTAGAACGGTCCGGGCACGCTTAACATCCGACCGGCCTGATATTGTGGTGCTCATTGACTATCCCGGGTTCAATCTCAGGGTGGCAAAATATATCAAAGAAAATACACGTATTCCGGTATGCTATTATATTGCGCCCAAGGTCTGGGCATGGAATTCGGCAAGGCTTGACAAAATTAAGGCTTATGTGGACCATGTGGCCCTGATTTTTCCCTTTGAATCCCCCATTTACAAACAAAGAAAAATTGCCGCCACCTATGTGGGCAATCCCCTGATGGATGAATATCCTCGTCTTTTGCCGCCCCCGGCCCAAGGTACCAGGAAACCAAACAAGATTATCGGCCTTTTGCCGGGTTCCAGAAGATCTGAAATTCAAACGCTTTTGCCTGTAATGCTTGGGGCAAGCCAGAAAATTAAAAAAATCCACCCGGATGCAAAAATTATCGTATCTGCAGGATCTAAACAAAATCAAGACAGAATCCAAACAATTATTAAGAATCAAGGCCTGGATGGGAGCTATAAAATTATTGAGGGCCGGCCTTTGTCCATATTTGAGCAGGCAGACATGCTCATTGCCGCCTCAGGCACCGTGACTTTAGAGGCTGCACTTTGCGGGCTGCCCACCATTATTGTCTACAAGCTTTCTCCCATAGCCTACCGCCTTGCAAGACTTGTGGTTAAAATAAAATATGCCGGCCTTGCCAACCTGATCATGGGCCGGGAAGTGATGCCGGAACTGCTCCAGGGAGATGCAAATCCTGAACAAATCTGTCAGACCGCCATTTCAATGCTCAACACCCTTGAGGCCCACCGAGAAAAACTCGCCGGGGTCCGCCAAAGACTCGGCAGCCCGGGCGCCCCCAAAAGAACGGCCCAAATTATTTTAAATCTCATTAAAGCAAGTGCATCCAATCCTTGA
- the lpxI gene encoding UDP-2,3-diacylglucosamine diphosphatase LpxI (LpxI, functionally equivalent to LpxH, replaces it in LPS biosynthesis in a minority of bacteria.), whose protein sequence is MEEDQGKIGLIAGGGQFPLLFARKAAQKGFKVIAAGFPSETDKTLVSDVHEFKWLYLGQINKLLKYFKQHGITRAVMLGSVKKTNIFKDIRPDLKALSFIAKTARTHDDSILTSFADLMEKEGIQLMPSTFLLPELISPKGCWTKKKPDRGEKKDIFQGWQLAKAVGKLDIGQCLVISNGTVLAVEAIDGTDETILRGGKLSHDSGAVVVKLSKPNQDLRFDLPSSGCATIETMHKSGATVLALEAGKSLAFDREEMIGLADKYKIAIIALTDDDIP, encoded by the coding sequence ATGGAAGAAGATCAGGGTAAGATCGGGCTCATTGCAGGCGGGGGACAATTTCCCCTGCTATTTGCCCGAAAAGCGGCCCAAAAAGGCTTTAAAGTCATTGCCGCAGGGTTCCCCTCTGAAACGGACAAAACCCTTGTTTCAGACGTTCATGAATTCAAATGGCTCTACCTGGGACAAATCAACAAGCTTTTAAAATATTTTAAACAACATGGCATTACCCGGGCGGTCATGCTCGGCTCTGTTAAAAAAACAAATATATTTAAAGATATACGTCCGGATCTCAAAGCGCTCTCCTTTATTGCCAAAACCGCCAGGACCCATGACGACAGTATTTTAACCTCATTTGCCGATCTCATGGAAAAGGAGGGGATCCAATTAATGCCCTCTACTTTTTTATTACCCGAACTTATCAGCCCAAAAGGGTGCTGGACAAAGAAAAAGCCTGACCGTGGAGAAAAAAAAGATATTTTCCAGGGATGGCAGTTGGCCAAGGCCGTGGGCAAGCTTGATATCGGACAATGCCTGGTGATTTCCAACGGCACAGTGCTGGCCGTGGAAGCCATTGATGGCACAGACGAAACCATTCTCAGGGGCGGGAAATTGAGCCATGACAGCGGGGCTGTGGTGGTTAAGCTGTCAAAACCCAACCAGGATCTTCGGTTTGATCTGCCCTCATCAGGATGCGCCACCATTGAAACCATGCATAAATCAGGGGCAACCGTGCTGGCCCTGGAAGCAGGAAAATCCCTGGCCTTTGACCGGGAAGAAATGATTGGTCTGGCCGACAAGTACAAAATTGCCATCATTGCCCTGACAGATGATGATATCCCATGA
- the lpxA gene encoding acyl-ACP--UDP-N-acetylglucosamine O-acyltransferase yields the protein MIHPTAIIDSSAQIDENVTIGPFAIINADVCIGANTTIGPYTTIDNHVTIGPDCQIFQYASIGGAPQDLKFHGEKTYLKIGRGSIIREFVTINRGTGFGGGVTEVGEENYLMAYTHIAHDCKTGKGVILANNSTLAGHIEIGDHATIGGLVAIHQFVKVGDYAYIGGKSAVVKDIPPYVIAAGDRATLHGLNNVGLKRHNFQKSTLSQLKKVYRIFFRIGLTVTQAQERAKAEVEQIPEVLTFMKFIQESNRGVTR from the coding sequence ATGATCCATCCAACTGCAATTATCGACTCATCGGCCCAGATCGATGAAAACGTCACCATCGGCCCCTTTGCCATTATCAATGCCGATGTCTGCATCGGAGCCAATACCACCATCGGCCCCTATACCACCATTGATAATCATGTCACCATCGGTCCTGACTGCCAGATCTTCCAGTATGCATCCATTGGAGGGGCACCCCAGGATTTAAAATTTCATGGAGAAAAAACCTATTTAAAAATAGGGCGGGGCTCCATTATCAGGGAATTTGTCACCATTAACCGGGGAACCGGATTTGGCGGCGGTGTCACCGAGGTGGGGGAAGAAAATTATTTAATGGCCTATACCCATATCGCCCATGACTGCAAAACCGGAAAAGGGGTGATTTTAGCCAACAACTCAACTTTGGCCGGGCATATTGAAATCGGTGATCATGCAACCATTGGTGGGCTTGTTGCCATCCACCAATTTGTTAAAGTCGGAGACTACGCCTATATCGGGGGAAAATCTGCCGTGGTCAAGGATATACCTCCCTATGTCATTGCCGCTGGAGACCGGGCCACCCTTCACGGGCTTAACAATGTGGGGTTGAAGCGTCATAATTTTCAAAAATCCACTTTAAGCCAGCTTAAAAAAGTGTATCGGATTTTCTTTAGAATCGGCCTGACCGTTACCCAGGCACAGGAACGGGCAAAAGCCGAGGTTGAACAGATCCCGGAAGTGCTGACCTTTATGAAATTTATCCAGGAATCCAACCGGGGCGTTACCCGGTAA
- the lpxD gene encoding UDP-3-O-(3-hydroxymyristoyl)glucosamine N-acyltransferase has protein sequence MLTTGQISQMVDACIQGESEYEIHGVCSFDDAGPMDLTFAVDHGYLSRLDLSKAGAVLVPQDFSTEKECTAILLKSANPKVDFFKIVEYFSPKEQPFSFVHPTAVIGDRVRIGQDTRIDANVVVGNDVVIGDKVHIMANTYVGDQCRIKDSCQLKPNVTLMDKTQLGVEVLIHSGTVIGSDGFGFAMDSEGHAKLVHTGSVHIGDRVEIGACNTIDKGTLGVTSIGNGVKTDNLIHIAHNVKIGDNTLVVAQVGIAGSTVVGNNVIIAGKSAVSGHLTIGDGAIVGPFSAVSKDVPPNEVVSGIPHMPHKIWLKVANIISRLPAMRTKLLSLEKRIKEIESKDTE, from the coding sequence ATGTTGACAACAGGACAAATCTCCCAAATGGTAGATGCCTGTATTCAAGGAGAAAGTGAATACGAGATCCATGGCGTCTGTTCTTTTGATGATGCAGGCCCCATGGATCTGACCTTTGCCGTTGATCATGGATATTTGTCCAGACTCGACCTTTCCAAGGCAGGGGCAGTGCTCGTACCCCAGGATTTTTCCACTGAAAAAGAATGCACTGCCATTCTTTTAAAAAGTGCAAATCCCAAAGTTGACTTTTTTAAAATAGTGGAATATTTTTCTCCCAAAGAGCAGCCATTTTCTTTCGTCCATCCAACGGCCGTGATCGGGGACAGGGTGAGGATCGGTCAGGATACCCGCATTGATGCCAATGTGGTTGTTGGAAATGATGTGGTCATTGGTGACAAGGTCCATATCATGGCCAATACCTATGTGGGCGACCAGTGTCGAATCAAAGATTCTTGCCAGCTTAAACCCAATGTCACCTTGATGGATAAAACACAACTGGGTGTTGAGGTGCTCATACACTCGGGCACGGTTATCGGCTCGGACGGATTTGGATTTGCCATGGACAGTGAAGGCCATGCAAAACTGGTCCATACCGGTAGCGTACACATTGGAGACCGGGTTGAGATCGGGGCCTGCAACACCATTGACAAAGGGACCCTGGGCGTCACATCCATTGGAAATGGGGTTAAGACAGACAACCTGATTCACATTGCCCATAATGTAAAAATCGGGGACAACACCCTTGTTGTGGCCCAGGTCGGCATTGCCGGCTCCACCGTTGTTGGAAACAATGTGATTATTGCAGGAAAGTCCGCGGTTTCAGGCCATCTGACCATTGGAGACGGGGCTATTGTCGGTCCGTTTTCAGCGGTTTCAAAAGATGTTCCCCCCAATGAGGTTGTCTCGGGGATTCCTCACATGCCCCATAAAATATGGCTCAAAGTGGCCAACATCATCTCCCGCCTGCCGGCAATGAGAACAAAACTGCTTTCCCTTGAAAAAAGAATCAAAGAAATAGAAAGCAAAGATACGGAGTAA
- a CDS encoding OmpH family outer membrane protein — MKKGFILLTILIFTLGLNPAAFSADVAKIGVVNFEKVLKNSSAGKVTQKQLKAKWTELQNKLEAEKKQVEAMSLAIEREALVLSPEKKRDKQRELRDRVNNFKGMNADFTEEYRILQNKRVNEIQKDVFEISNSLGKDQGFLLILERKTAGVIYAPAQVNITDLVIQKYNTQFAKKK, encoded by the coding sequence ATGAAAAAAGGATTCATCTTACTGACAATCCTGATCTTTACACTTGGCTTAAACCCTGCTGCATTTTCTGCGGATGTGGCCAAAATCGGCGTGGTCAATTTTGAAAAAGTATTAAAAAATTCCAGTGCCGGAAAAGTGACACAAAAACAACTTAAAGCCAAATGGACAGAACTGCAAAATAAACTGGAAGCTGAAAAAAAACAAGTTGAAGCCATGTCTCTTGCCATTGAAAGAGAGGCCTTAGTACTCAGTCCTGAAAAGAAACGGGACAAACAGCGGGAGTTAAGGGACAGGGTCAACAATTTCAAAGGAATGAACGCCGATTTTACTGAAGAGTATAGAATTCTTCAAAATAAACGGGTCAACGAAATCCAGAAAGATGTGTTTGAAATTTCCAATTCCCTGGGCAAAGATCAGGGATTTTTGCTCATCTTGGAAAGAAAAACCGCAGGTGTTATTTATGCACCGGCCCAGGTGAATATCACGGATCTGGTCATTCAAAAATACAACACCCAATTTGCCAAAAAGAAATAA
- the bamA gene encoding outer membrane protein assembly factor BamA yields MKQVKISLGLAILLYFCCITPLLAEQTVAVFPFAVQAEAPNEKVRTALPQMLKEKLEKDGAKIILIKTNADTSVWEYPQFRKEGIRLGADWIITGNIFIAGQGISIDTQMHNVYEKQEPFIFFSQAPSIGELYSAVSSLGRDITGELFQKKIISAILISGNKRIESDAISRVITSKTGELLNPDTLGKDLKLVYKMGYFDNVSVNKKNLDRGVEIIFEVAEKPSVRNIRFEDNSIYKDEELFDVVGTSTGSILNVYKINNDVEKLKQLYFEKNYHNCQISYEIKPLKNDQADIVFTVDEGKKIRVETIVLEGNEFFDDDDVKDAMKTQEKGFWSFLTSSGDLDETELDNDVIRIESLYKNNGFINVKVSDPKVVLGEESISISFKIEEGDQYKNGIVGIQGDILTSEEAMLPLLISQESELYNRELVRKDMITLTDLYANEGYANAQIRPMVNKDEEKKIVNISFDIQKGELVHFNRIIITGNSKTRDKVVRREMAIAEQGRYSMRGIQRSHRNLSVLDYFGSVDIKPVKTNVPDQRNVEVKVTEKPTGNFAFGGGFSSDDGPFGQFSVEERNLFGRGQSLKFTTRLSGENALFNIGFTEPWMFDRPISGGFDIYKFENEYDHYDKDAMGLTLRSAYRQFWDYTAIGINYNIEDFDISDVETAYTKVKAGSYLTSSLEPYISYDSRNHRFLATRGMYHRFSMEYAGEFLGGEIDFSKYTLESAIFFPLFWKFSGGIYAKGGYLDDRTEGSIDIDWERFYLGGIKSIRGFDNTDINATPPESTIERGGEKYIQFNAEMLFPIQADAGVYGVFFYDRGDVYSYGDPIDLGDQFSSAGFELRWNSPMGPIRLAYGYVIDGKTVKNTGDGQFDFSIGAFF; encoded by the coding sequence ATGAAACAGGTTAAAATCAGTTTAGGACTGGCAATTCTTCTTTATTTTTGTTGTATCACCCCCCTTTTGGCCGAACAGACTGTGGCTGTGTTCCCATTTGCTGTTCAGGCAGAGGCCCCCAATGAAAAGGTGAGAACCGCATTGCCCCAGATGCTCAAGGAAAAGCTTGAAAAAGACGGGGCAAAAATCATTCTCATAAAAACCAATGCAGATACCTCTGTCTGGGAATACCCCCAATTCCGCAAAGAAGGTATCCGTTTAGGGGCTGACTGGATCATCACGGGAAATATTTTCATTGCAGGGCAGGGAATCAGCATTGATACCCAGATGCATAATGTATATGAAAAACAAGAGCCCTTTATTTTTTTCTCCCAGGCACCGAGCATAGGAGAGCTTTACTCTGCCGTATCATCCCTTGGCCGGGATATCACAGGTGAACTTTTCCAGAAAAAAATTATCTCTGCCATTCTAATTTCAGGCAATAAACGAATAGAATCGGATGCCATTTCAAGGGTGATTACCTCAAAAACCGGGGAACTTCTCAATCCTGACACCCTGGGCAAGGACCTTAAGCTTGTCTATAAGATGGGGTATTTTGACAATGTCTCCGTCAATAAAAAAAACCTGGACCGGGGCGTTGAAATCATATTTGAGGTGGCTGAAAAACCCAGCGTGAGAAATATCCGGTTTGAAGACAACAGCATTTACAAGGACGAAGAACTCTTTGATGTGGTGGGGACCAGTACCGGATCAATTCTCAACGTCTACAAGATCAACAATGATGTTGAAAAACTCAAACAGCTGTATTTTGAAAAAAACTATCACAACTGCCAGATTTCCTATGAAATAAAACCCTTGAAAAATGACCAGGCAGACATTGTTTTCACAGTTGACGAAGGCAAAAAAATCCGGGTTGAAACCATTGTGCTTGAAGGGAATGAATTTTTTGACGATGATGATGTCAAAGATGCGATGAAAACCCAGGAAAAAGGATTCTGGTCCTTTCTCACCTCTTCTGGAGACCTGGATGAAACAGAACTGGACAATGATGTTATCCGGATTGAATCCTTGTATAAAAACAACGGATTTATCAATGTTAAAGTCTCTGATCCCAAGGTCGTCTTAGGGGAGGAGAGCATCTCCATCAGCTTTAAAATAGAGGAGGGAGATCAATACAAAAACGGGATTGTGGGCATTCAAGGAGATATCCTGACGTCAGAAGAGGCGATGCTGCCCCTGCTCATTTCCCAGGAATCAGAACTGTACAACCGGGAACTTGTCCGCAAGGACATGATCACCCTGACCGACCTTTACGCCAACGAAGGGTATGCCAATGCCCAGATCAGGCCCATGGTCAACAAGGACGAAGAAAAGAAAATTGTAAATATTTCCTTTGATATCCAGAAAGGAGAACTGGTCCATTTTAACCGGATCATTATTACCGGCAACTCCAAGACCCGGGACAAGGTTGTCCGTCGGGAAATGGCCATTGCGGAACAGGGCCGGTACAGTATGAGAGGAATCCAGCGCAGTCACAGAAACCTGTCGGTTCTGGATTATTTTGGAAGTGTGGATATTAAACCGGTTAAAACCAATGTGCCTGACCAACGCAATGTGGAAGTCAAGGTCACGGAAAAACCCACAGGCAACTTTGCATTCGGCGGCGGATTTTCAAGCGATGACGGTCCATTTGGCCAGTTCTCAGTTGAAGAACGCAACCTGTTCGGTCGGGGCCAGAGCCTGAAATTCACCACCCGGCTTTCCGGTGAAAATGCCCTGTTCAACATCGGATTTACCGAACCCTGGATGTTTGACCGCCCCATATCCGGAGGCTTTGATATTTACAAGTTTGAAAATGAATATGACCATTACGACAAGGATGCCATGGGTCTGACCCTAAGATCTGCATACCGTCAATTCTGGGATTATACCGCCATCGGCATCAACTACAACATTGAAGATTTTGATATCTCCGACGTGGAGACCGCTTATACCAAAGTTAAGGCAGGATCCTATCTTACCTCAAGCCTTGAACCCTATATTTCCTACGATTCTAGAAACCACAGGTTTTTAGCCACAAGGGGGATGTACCACAGATTCTCAATGGAATATGCAGGAGAATTTTTAGGGGGAGAGATTGATTTTTCAAAATACACCCTTGAATCGGCCATTTTCTTTCCTTTATTCTGGAAATTTTCCGGCGGAATTTATGCCAAGGGCGGGTATCTTGACGACAGAACAGAGGGGTCAATCGATATTGACTGGGAACGCTTTTATCTTGGGGGTATCAAATCCATCAGGGGATTTGACAACACCGATATAAATGCCACTCCCCCAGAGTCTACCATTGAGCGCGGAGGTGAAAAATATATTCAGTTCAACGCGGAGATGCTCTTTCCCATCCAGGCCGATGCCGGGGTATACGGGGTCTTCTTTTACGACAGAGGTGATGTTTACTCCTACGGGGACCCCATTGACTTGGGAGACCAGTTTTCAAGCGCGGGATTCGAGCTTCGATGGAATTCTCCCATGGGGCCCATCCGTCTGGCCTATGGGTATGTTATAGACGGCAAAACTGTAAAAAATACCGGAGACGGACAATTTGACTTCTCCATTGGTGCATTTTTCTAA
- a CDS encoding ABC transporter ATP-binding protein, whose translation MDNHPFIRLEGISKAFASQNSRLDILNQADFSLQKGETMAIVGASGIGKSTLLNIIGTLDKPDAGRLIYKGENLFSFGDEKLARFRNRKIGFVFQFHYLLQGFTAIENVMIPGLICGKSKKSIEKHASNMLERVKLGTRLKYRVEDLSGGEQQRVAIARALVMKPDLLLADEPTGNLDQKNSEDVHRLLKELNLEMGMTIIVVTHNSDFAGIMGKKVTLKEGKIIPV comes from the coding sequence ATGGATAACCATCCTTTTATACGCCTTGAGGGGATATCCAAGGCCTTTGCTTCCCAGAACTCCAGGCTGGATATTCTAAACCAGGCTGATTTTAGTCTTCAAAAAGGGGAGACCATGGCCATTGTCGGGGCTTCAGGCATCGGCAAATCAACATTGCTCAATATCATCGGGACACTGGATAAACCTGATGCGGGCAGACTGATCTACAAAGGGGAAAACCTGTTTTCATTTGGGGATGAAAAACTGGCCCGGTTCCGGAACCGAAAAATCGGATTTGTTTTTCAGTTTCACTACCTTCTTCAAGGCTTTACAGCCATTGAAAATGTTATGATTCCCGGATTGATTTGCGGCAAATCCAAAAAAAGTATTGAAAAACATGCATCAAATATGCTTGAAAGAGTAAAACTCGGTACGCGTCTTAAATATCGGGTTGAGGACCTTTCAGGGGGAGAGCAACAACGTGTTGCCATTGCAAGAGCCCTGGTCATGAAACCGGATCTGCTTTTAGCGGACGAGCCCACCGGGAATCTGGACCAGAAAAATAGTGAGGATGTCCACAGGCTTCTCAAGGAACTGAACCTTGAAATGGGAATGACCATCATTGTGGTGACCCACAATTCAGACTTTGCCGGAATCATGGGCAAAAAAGTCACCCTTAAAGAAGGCAAAATAATACCGGTATAA